A region from the Macaca mulatta isolate MMU2019108-1 chromosome 13, T2T-MMU8v2.0, whole genome shotgun sequence genome encodes:
- the AUP1 gene encoding lipid droplet-regulating VLDL assembly factor AUP1 isoform X2 has product MPKDSAFPGAPAAGREDGGGDGWALLKQQLWSFPQGRGRSGSLTRTGSRVTASCCSRCCSTRRSGSASSSCASFSGFTSSWSAARCQTASFAGSDAGVWGVSKLGLARGHTVTTACVPRFVVRTMCAVLGLVARQEDSGLRDHSVRVLISNHVTPFDHNIVNLLTTCSTPLLNSPPSFVCWSRGFMEMDGRGELVESLKRFCASTRLPPTPLLLFPEEEATNGREGLLRFSSWPFSIQDVVQPLTLQVQRPLVSVTVSDASWVSELLWSLFVPFTVYQVRWLRPVHRQLGEANEEFALRVQQLVAKELGQTGTRLTPADKAEHMKRQRHPRLRPQSAHSSFPPSPGTSPDVQLATLAQRVKEVLPHVPLGVIQRDLAKTGCVDLTITNLLEGAVAFMPEDITKGTQSLPTASAPKFPSSGPVTPQPTALTFAKSSWARQESLQERKQALYEYARRRFTERRAQEAD; this is encoded by the exons ATGCCCAAAGACTCCGCCTTCCCAGGAGCCCCTGCGGCCGGGCGCGAAGATGGCGGCGGCGACGGCTGGGCGCTCCTGAAGCAGCAGTTATGGAGCTTCCCTCAGGGCCGGGGCCGGAGCGGCTCTTTGACTCGCACCG GCTCCCGGGTGACTGCTTCCTGCTGCTCGCGCTGCTGCTCTACGCGCCGGTCGGGTTCTGCCTCCTCGTCCTGCGCCTCTTTCTCGGGATTCACGTCTTCCTGGTCAGCTGCGCGCTGCCAGACAGCGTCCTTCGCAGGTTCTGACGCGGGCGTTTGGGGAGTGTCAAAGCTGGGCCTGGCCCGAGGCCACACAGTCACCACCGCCTGTGTCCCCAGGTTCGTAGTGCGGACCATGTGTGCGGTGCTGGGGCTCGTGGCCCGGCAGGAGGACTCCGGACTCCGGGATCACAGTGTCAGGGTCCTCATTTCCAACCACGTGACACCTTTCGACCACAACATAGTCAATTTGCTCACCACCTGTAGCACC CCTCTACTTAATAGTCCCCCCAGCTTTGTGTGCTGGTCTCGGGGCTTCATGGAGATGGATGGGCGGGGGGAGTTGGTGGAGTCACTCAAGAGATTCTGTGCTTCCACGAGGCTTCCCCCCACTCCTCTGCTGCTATTCCCTGAGGAAGAGGCCACCAATGGCCGGGAGGGGCTCCTGCGCTTCAG TTCCTGGCCATTTTCTATCCAAGATGTGGTACAGCCTCTTACCCTGCAAGTTCAGAGACCCCTGGTCTCTGTG ACGGTGTCAGACGCCTCCTGGGTCTCAGAACTGCTGTGGTCACTTTTCGTCCCTTTCACGGTGTATCAAGTAAG GTGGCTTCGTCCTGTTCATCGCCAACTAGGGGAAGCGAATGAGGAGTTTGCGCTCCGTGTACAACAG CTGGTGGCCAAGGAATTGGGCCAGACAGGGACACGGCTCACTCCAGCTGACAAAGCAGAACACATGAAGCGACAAAGACACCCCAGATTGCGCCCCCAGTCAG cccattcttctttccctccctcccctggtaCTTCTCCTGATGTGCAACTGGCAACTCTGGCTCAGAGAGTTAAGGAAGTTTTGCCCCATGTTCCATTGGGTGTCATCCAGAGAGACCTGG cCAAGACTGGCTGTGTAGACTTGACTATCACTAATCTGCTTGAGGGAGCCGTAGCTTTCATGCCTGAAGACATCACCAAGGGAACTCAGTCCCTACCCACAGCCTCTGCCCCCAAG TTCCCCAGCTCTGGCCCGGTGACCCCTCAGCCAACAGCCCTAACATTTGCCAAGTCTTCCTGGGCCCGGCAGGAGAGCCTGCAGGAGCGCAAGCAAGCACTATATGAATACGCAAGAAG GAGATTCACAGAGAGACGAGCCCAGGAGGCTGACTGA
- the AUP1 gene encoding lipid droplet-regulating VLDL assembly factor AUP1 isoform X6: protein MELPSGPGPERLFDSHRLPGDCFLLLALLLYAPVGFCLLVLRLFLGIHVFLVSCALPDSVLRRFVVRTMCAVLGLVARQEDSGLRDHSVRVLISNHVTPFDHNIVNLLTTCSTPLLNSPPSFVCWSRGFMEMDGRGELVESLKRFCASTRLPPTPLLLFPEEEATNGREGLLRFSSWPFSIQDVVQPLTLQVQRPLVSVTVSDASWVSELLWSLFVPFTVYQVRWLRPVHRQLGEANEEFALRVQQLVAKELGQTGTRLTPADKAEHMKRQRHPRLRPQSAHSSFPPSPGTSPDVQLATLAQRVKEVLPHVPLGVIQRDLAKTGCVDLTITNLLEGAVAFMPEDITKGTQSLPTASAPKFPSSGPVTPQPTALTFAKSSWARQESLQERKQALYEYARRRFTERRAQEAD, encoded by the exons ATGGAGCTTCCCTCAGGGCCGGGGCCGGAGCGGCTCTTTGACTCGCACCG GCTCCCGGGTGACTGCTTCCTGCTGCTCGCGCTGCTGCTCTACGCGCCGGTCGGGTTCTGCCTCCTCGTCCTGCGCCTCTTTCTCGGGATTCACGTCTTCCTGGTCAGCTGCGCGCTGCCAGACAGCGTCCTTCGCAG GTTCGTAGTGCGGACCATGTGTGCGGTGCTGGGGCTCGTGGCCCGGCAGGAGGACTCCGGACTCCGGGATCACAGTGTCAGGGTCCTCATTTCCAACCACGTGACACCTTTCGACCACAACATAGTCAATTTGCTCACCACCTGTAGCACC CCTCTACTTAATAGTCCCCCCAGCTTTGTGTGCTGGTCTCGGGGCTTCATGGAGATGGATGGGCGGGGGGAGTTGGTGGAGTCACTCAAGAGATTCTGTGCTTCCACGAGGCTTCCCCCCACTCCTCTGCTGCTATTCCCTGAGGAAGAGGCCACCAATGGCCGGGAGGGGCTCCTGCGCTTCAG TTCCTGGCCATTTTCTATCCAAGATGTGGTACAGCCTCTTACCCTGCAAGTTCAGAGACCCCTGGTCTCTGTG ACGGTGTCAGACGCCTCCTGGGTCTCAGAACTGCTGTGGTCACTTTTCGTCCCTTTCACGGTGTATCAAGTAAG GTGGCTTCGTCCTGTTCATCGCCAACTAGGGGAAGCGAATGAGGAGTTTGCGCTCCGTGTACAACAG CTGGTGGCCAAGGAATTGGGCCAGACAGGGACACGGCTCACTCCAGCTGACAAAGCAGAACACATGAAGCGACAAAGACACCCCAGATTGCGCCCCCAGTCAG cccattcttctttccctccctcccctggtaCTTCTCCTGATGTGCAACTGGCAACTCTGGCTCAGAGAGTTAAGGAAGTTTTGCCCCATGTTCCATTGGGTGTCATCCAGAGAGACCTGG cCAAGACTGGCTGTGTAGACTTGACTATCACTAATCTGCTTGAGGGAGCCGTAGCTTTCATGCCTGAAGACATCACCAAGGGAACTCAGTCCCTACCCACAGCCTCTGCCCCCAAG TTCCCCAGCTCTGGCCCGGTGACCCCTCAGCCAACAGCCCTAACATTTGCCAAGTCTTCCTGGGCCCGGCAGGAGAGCCTGCAGGAGCGCAAGCAAGCACTATATGAATACGCAAGAAG GAGATTCACAGAGAGACGAGCCCAGGAGGCTGACTGA
- the AUP1 gene encoding lipid droplet-regulating VLDL assembly factor AUP1 isoform X5 has translation MELPSGPGPERLFDSHRLPGDCFLLLALLLYAPVGFCLLVLRLFLGIHVFLVSCALPDSVLRRFVVRTMCAVLGLVARQEDSGLRDHSVRVLISNHVTPFDHNIVNLLTTCSTPLLNSPPSFVCWSRGFMEMDGRGELVESLKRFCASTRLPPTPLLLFPEEEATNGREGLLRFSSWPFSIQDVVQPLTLQVQRPLVSVTVSDASWVSELLWSLFVPFTVYQVRWLRPVHRQLGEANEEFALRVQQLVAKELGQTGTRLTPADKAEHMKRQRHPRLRPQSAHSSFPPSPGTSPDVQLATLAQRVKEVLPHVPLGVIQRDLAKTGCVDLTITNLLEGAVAFMPEDITKGTQSLPTASAPKVRPRKWSDPSLAFPSSGPVTPQPTALTFAKSSWARQESLQERKQALYEYARRRFTERRAQEAD, from the exons ATGGAGCTTCCCTCAGGGCCGGGGCCGGAGCGGCTCTTTGACTCGCACCG GCTCCCGGGTGACTGCTTCCTGCTGCTCGCGCTGCTGCTCTACGCGCCGGTCGGGTTCTGCCTCCTCGTCCTGCGCCTCTTTCTCGGGATTCACGTCTTCCTGGTCAGCTGCGCGCTGCCAGACAGCGTCCTTCGCAG GTTCGTAGTGCGGACCATGTGTGCGGTGCTGGGGCTCGTGGCCCGGCAGGAGGACTCCGGACTCCGGGATCACAGTGTCAGGGTCCTCATTTCCAACCACGTGACACCTTTCGACCACAACATAGTCAATTTGCTCACCACCTGTAGCACC CCTCTACTTAATAGTCCCCCCAGCTTTGTGTGCTGGTCTCGGGGCTTCATGGAGATGGATGGGCGGGGGGAGTTGGTGGAGTCACTCAAGAGATTCTGTGCTTCCACGAGGCTTCCCCCCACTCCTCTGCTGCTATTCCCTGAGGAAGAGGCCACCAATGGCCGGGAGGGGCTCCTGCGCTTCAG TTCCTGGCCATTTTCTATCCAAGATGTGGTACAGCCTCTTACCCTGCAAGTTCAGAGACCCCTGGTCTCTGTG ACGGTGTCAGACGCCTCCTGGGTCTCAGAACTGCTGTGGTCACTTTTCGTCCCTTTCACGGTGTATCAAGTAAG GTGGCTTCGTCCTGTTCATCGCCAACTAGGGGAAGCGAATGAGGAGTTTGCGCTCCGTGTACAACAG CTGGTGGCCAAGGAATTGGGCCAGACAGGGACACGGCTCACTCCAGCTGACAAAGCAGAACACATGAAGCGACAAAGACACCCCAGATTGCGCCCCCAGTCAG cccattcttctttccctccctcccctggtaCTTCTCCTGATGTGCAACTGGCAACTCTGGCTCAGAGAGTTAAGGAAGTTTTGCCCCATGTTCCATTGGGTGTCATCCAGAGAGACCTGG cCAAGACTGGCTGTGTAGACTTGACTATCACTAATCTGCTTGAGGGAGCCGTAGCTTTCATGCCTGAAGACATCACCAAGGGAACTCAGTCCCTACCCACAGCCTCTGCCCCCAAGGTGAGACCCAGGAAATGGTCAGATCCAAGTCTTGCG TTCCCCAGCTCTGGCCCGGTGACCCCTCAGCCAACAGCCCTAACATTTGCCAAGTCTTCCTGGGCCCGGCAGGAGAGCCTGCAGGAGCGCAAGCAAGCACTATATGAATACGCAAGAAG GAGATTCACAGAGAGACGAGCCCAGGAGGCTGACTGA
- the AUP1 gene encoding lipid droplet-regulating VLDL assembly factor AUP1 isoform X4, with product MELPSGPGPERLFDSHRFVVRTMCAVLGLVARQEDSGLRDHSVRVLISNHVTPFDHNIVNLLTTCSTVSESEAESATGRFPGAQLKAPLSHSRSPWRILSLTPNPDPLPHMSFFFIFLNFFLLAFSSPGSQPLLNSPPSFVCWSRGFMEMDGRGELVESLKRFCASTRLPPTPLLLFPEEEATNGREGLLRFSSWPFSIQDVVQPLTLQVQRPLVSVTVSDASWVSELLWSLFVPFTVYQVRWLRPVHRQLGEANEEFALRVQQLVAKELGQTGTRLTPADKAEHMKRQRHPRLRPQSAHSSFPPSPGTSPDVQLATLAQRVKEVLPHVPLGVIQRDLAKTGCVDLTITNLLEGAVAFMPEDITKGTQSLPTASAPKFPSSGPVTPQPTALTFAKSSWARQESLQERKQALYEYARRRFTERRAQEAD from the exons ATGGAGCTTCCCTCAGGGCCGGGGCCGGAGCGGCTCTTTGACTCGCACCG GTTCGTAGTGCGGACCATGTGTGCGGTGCTGGGGCTCGTGGCCCGGCAGGAGGACTCCGGACTCCGGGATCACAGTGTCAGGGTCCTCATTTCCAACCACGTGACACCTTTCGACCACAACATAGTCAATTTGCTCACCACCTGTAGCACCGTGAGTGAGAGCGAGGCCGAGAGCGCCACGGGGCGGTTCCCTGGGGCCCAGCTGAAGGCCCCCCTGTCCCACTCGCGTTCCCCATGGAGGATACTGAGCCTTACCCCTAACCCCGATCCTCTACCCCacatgtcattttttttcattttcctcaatttttttcttcttgctttctcttctccTGGTTCCCAGCCTCTACTTAATAGTCCCCCCAGCTTTGTGTGCTGGTCTCGGGGCTTCATGGAGATGGATGGGCGGGGGGAGTTGGTGGAGTCACTCAAGAGATTCTGTGCTTCCACGAGGCTTCCCCCCACTCCTCTGCTGCTATTCCCTGAGGAAGAGGCCACCAATGGCCGGGAGGGGCTCCTGCGCTTCAG TTCCTGGCCATTTTCTATCCAAGATGTGGTACAGCCTCTTACCCTGCAAGTTCAGAGACCCCTGGTCTCTGTG ACGGTGTCAGACGCCTCCTGGGTCTCAGAACTGCTGTGGTCACTTTTCGTCCCTTTCACGGTGTATCAAGTAAG GTGGCTTCGTCCTGTTCATCGCCAACTAGGGGAAGCGAATGAGGAGTTTGCGCTCCGTGTACAACAG CTGGTGGCCAAGGAATTGGGCCAGACAGGGACACGGCTCACTCCAGCTGACAAAGCAGAACACATGAAGCGACAAAGACACCCCAGATTGCGCCCCCAGTCAG cccattcttctttccctccctcccctggtaCTTCTCCTGATGTGCAACTGGCAACTCTGGCTCAGAGAGTTAAGGAAGTTTTGCCCCATGTTCCATTGGGTGTCATCCAGAGAGACCTGG cCAAGACTGGCTGTGTAGACTTGACTATCACTAATCTGCTTGAGGGAGCCGTAGCTTTCATGCCTGAAGACATCACCAAGGGAACTCAGTCCCTACCCACAGCCTCTGCCCCCAAG TTCCCCAGCTCTGGCCCGGTGACCCCTCAGCCAACAGCCCTAACATTTGCCAAGTCTTCCTGGGCCCGGCAGGAGAGCCTGCAGGAGCGCAAGCAAGCACTATATGAATACGCAAGAAG GAGATTCACAGAGAGACGAGCCCAGGAGGCTGACTGA
- the AUP1 gene encoding lipid droplet-regulating VLDL assembly factor AUP1 isoform X1 — protein sequence MELPSGPGPERLFDSHRLPGDCFLLLALLLYAPVGFCLLVLRLFLGIHVFLVSCALPDSVLRRFVVRTMCAVLGLVARQEDSGLRDHSVRVLISNHVTPFDHNIVNLLTTCSTVSESEAESATGRFPGAQLKAPLSHSRSPWRILSLTPNPDPLPHMSFFFIFLNFFLLAFSSPGSQPLLNSPPSFVCWSRGFMEMDGRGELVESLKRFCASTRLPPTPLLLFPEEEATNGREGLLRFSSWPFSIQDVVQPLTLQVQRPLVSVTVSDASWVSELLWSLFVPFTVYQVRWLRPVHRQLGEANEEFALRVQQLVAKELGQTGTRLTPADKAEHMKRQRHPRLRPQSAHSSFPPSPGTSPDVQLATLAQRVKEVLPHVPLGVIQRDLAKTGCVDLTITNLLEGAVAFMPEDITKGTQSLPTASAPKVRPRKWSDPSLAFPSSGPVTPQPTALTFAKSSWARQESLQERKQALYEYARRRFTERRAQEAD from the exons ATGGAGCTTCCCTCAGGGCCGGGGCCGGAGCGGCTCTTTGACTCGCACCG GCTCCCGGGTGACTGCTTCCTGCTGCTCGCGCTGCTGCTCTACGCGCCGGTCGGGTTCTGCCTCCTCGTCCTGCGCCTCTTTCTCGGGATTCACGTCTTCCTGGTCAGCTGCGCGCTGCCAGACAGCGTCCTTCGCAG GTTCGTAGTGCGGACCATGTGTGCGGTGCTGGGGCTCGTGGCCCGGCAGGAGGACTCCGGACTCCGGGATCACAGTGTCAGGGTCCTCATTTCCAACCACGTGACACCTTTCGACCACAACATAGTCAATTTGCTCACCACCTGTAGCACCGTGAGTGAGAGCGAGGCCGAGAGCGCCACGGGGCGGTTCCCTGGGGCCCAGCTGAAGGCCCCCCTGTCCCACTCGCGTTCCCCATGGAGGATACTGAGCCTTACCCCTAACCCCGATCCTCTACCCCacatgtcattttttttcattttcctcaatttttttcttcttgctttctcttctccTGGTTCCCAGCCTCTACTTAATAGTCCCCCCAGCTTTGTGTGCTGGTCTCGGGGCTTCATGGAGATGGATGGGCGGGGGGAGTTGGTGGAGTCACTCAAGAGATTCTGTGCTTCCACGAGGCTTCCCCCCACTCCTCTGCTGCTATTCCCTGAGGAAGAGGCCACCAATGGCCGGGAGGGGCTCCTGCGCTTCAG TTCCTGGCCATTTTCTATCCAAGATGTGGTACAGCCTCTTACCCTGCAAGTTCAGAGACCCCTGGTCTCTGTG ACGGTGTCAGACGCCTCCTGGGTCTCAGAACTGCTGTGGTCACTTTTCGTCCCTTTCACGGTGTATCAAGTAAG GTGGCTTCGTCCTGTTCATCGCCAACTAGGGGAAGCGAATGAGGAGTTTGCGCTCCGTGTACAACAG CTGGTGGCCAAGGAATTGGGCCAGACAGGGACACGGCTCACTCCAGCTGACAAAGCAGAACACATGAAGCGACAAAGACACCCCAGATTGCGCCCCCAGTCAG cccattcttctttccctccctcccctggtaCTTCTCCTGATGTGCAACTGGCAACTCTGGCTCAGAGAGTTAAGGAAGTTTTGCCCCATGTTCCATTGGGTGTCATCCAGAGAGACCTGG cCAAGACTGGCTGTGTAGACTTGACTATCACTAATCTGCTTGAGGGAGCCGTAGCTTTCATGCCTGAAGACATCACCAAGGGAACTCAGTCCCTACCCACAGCCTCTGCCCCCAAGGTGAGACCCAGGAAATGGTCAGATCCAAGTCTTGCG TTCCCCAGCTCTGGCCCGGTGACCCCTCAGCCAACAGCCCTAACATTTGCCAAGTCTTCCTGGGCCCGGCAGGAGAGCCTGCAGGAGCGCAAGCAAGCACTATATGAATACGCAAGAAG GAGATTCACAGAGAGACGAGCCCAGGAGGCTGACTGA
- the AUP1 gene encoding lipid droplet-regulating VLDL assembly factor AUP1 isoform X3, producing the protein MELPSGPGPERLFDSHRFVVRTMCAVLGLVARQEDSGLRDHSVRVLISNHVTPFDHNIVNLLTTCSTVSESEAESATGRFPGAQLKAPLSHSRSPWRILSLTPNPDPLPHMSFFFIFLNFFLLAFSSPGSQPLLNSPPSFVCWSRGFMEMDGRGELVESLKRFCASTRLPPTPLLLFPEEEATNGREGLLRFSSWPFSIQDVVQPLTLQVQRPLVSVTVSDASWVSELLWSLFVPFTVYQVRWLRPVHRQLGEANEEFALRVQQLVAKELGQTGTRLTPADKAEHMKRQRHPRLRPQSAHSSFPPSPGTSPDVQLATLAQRVKEVLPHVPLGVIQRDLAKTGCVDLTITNLLEGAVAFMPEDITKGTQSLPTASAPKVRPRKWSDPSLAFPSSGPVTPQPTALTFAKSSWARQESLQERKQALYEYARRRFTERRAQEAD; encoded by the exons ATGGAGCTTCCCTCAGGGCCGGGGCCGGAGCGGCTCTTTGACTCGCACCG GTTCGTAGTGCGGACCATGTGTGCGGTGCTGGGGCTCGTGGCCCGGCAGGAGGACTCCGGACTCCGGGATCACAGTGTCAGGGTCCTCATTTCCAACCACGTGACACCTTTCGACCACAACATAGTCAATTTGCTCACCACCTGTAGCACCGTGAGTGAGAGCGAGGCCGAGAGCGCCACGGGGCGGTTCCCTGGGGCCCAGCTGAAGGCCCCCCTGTCCCACTCGCGTTCCCCATGGAGGATACTGAGCCTTACCCCTAACCCCGATCCTCTACCCCacatgtcattttttttcattttcctcaatttttttcttcttgctttctcttctccTGGTTCCCAGCCTCTACTTAATAGTCCCCCCAGCTTTGTGTGCTGGTCTCGGGGCTTCATGGAGATGGATGGGCGGGGGGAGTTGGTGGAGTCACTCAAGAGATTCTGTGCTTCCACGAGGCTTCCCCCCACTCCTCTGCTGCTATTCCCTGAGGAAGAGGCCACCAATGGCCGGGAGGGGCTCCTGCGCTTCAG TTCCTGGCCATTTTCTATCCAAGATGTGGTACAGCCTCTTACCCTGCAAGTTCAGAGACCCCTGGTCTCTGTG ACGGTGTCAGACGCCTCCTGGGTCTCAGAACTGCTGTGGTCACTTTTCGTCCCTTTCACGGTGTATCAAGTAAG GTGGCTTCGTCCTGTTCATCGCCAACTAGGGGAAGCGAATGAGGAGTTTGCGCTCCGTGTACAACAG CTGGTGGCCAAGGAATTGGGCCAGACAGGGACACGGCTCACTCCAGCTGACAAAGCAGAACACATGAAGCGACAAAGACACCCCAGATTGCGCCCCCAGTCAG cccattcttctttccctccctcccctggtaCTTCTCCTGATGTGCAACTGGCAACTCTGGCTCAGAGAGTTAAGGAAGTTTTGCCCCATGTTCCATTGGGTGTCATCCAGAGAGACCTGG cCAAGACTGGCTGTGTAGACTTGACTATCACTAATCTGCTTGAGGGAGCCGTAGCTTTCATGCCTGAAGACATCACCAAGGGAACTCAGTCCCTACCCACAGCCTCTGCCCCCAAGGTGAGACCCAGGAAATGGTCAGATCCAAGTCTTGCG TTCCCCAGCTCTGGCCCGGTGACCCCTCAGCCAACAGCCCTAACATTTGCCAAGTCTTCCTGGGCCCGGCAGGAGAGCCTGCAGGAGCGCAAGCAAGCACTATATGAATACGCAAGAAG GAGATTCACAGAGAGACGAGCCCAGGAGGCTGACTGA
- the AUP1 gene encoding lipid droplet-regulating VLDL assembly factor AUP1 isoform X7 produces MELPSGPGPERLFDSHRFVVRTMCAVLGLVARQEDSGLRDHSVRVLISNHVTPFDHNIVNLLTTCSTPLLNSPPSFVCWSRGFMEMDGRGELVESLKRFCASTRLPPTPLLLFPEEEATNGREGLLRFSSWPFSIQDVVQPLTLQVQRPLVSVTVSDASWVSELLWSLFVPFTVYQVRWLRPVHRQLGEANEEFALRVQQLVAKELGQTGTRLTPADKAEHMKRQRHPRLRPQSAHSSFPPSPGTSPDVQLATLAQRVKEVLPHVPLGVIQRDLAKTGCVDLTITNLLEGAVAFMPEDITKGTQSLPTASAPKVRPRKWSDPSLAFPSSGPVTPQPTALTFAKSSWARQESLQERKQALYEYARRRFTERRAQEAD; encoded by the exons ATGGAGCTTCCCTCAGGGCCGGGGCCGGAGCGGCTCTTTGACTCGCACCG GTTCGTAGTGCGGACCATGTGTGCGGTGCTGGGGCTCGTGGCCCGGCAGGAGGACTCCGGACTCCGGGATCACAGTGTCAGGGTCCTCATTTCCAACCACGTGACACCTTTCGACCACAACATAGTCAATTTGCTCACCACCTGTAGCACC CCTCTACTTAATAGTCCCCCCAGCTTTGTGTGCTGGTCTCGGGGCTTCATGGAGATGGATGGGCGGGGGGAGTTGGTGGAGTCACTCAAGAGATTCTGTGCTTCCACGAGGCTTCCCCCCACTCCTCTGCTGCTATTCCCTGAGGAAGAGGCCACCAATGGCCGGGAGGGGCTCCTGCGCTTCAG TTCCTGGCCATTTTCTATCCAAGATGTGGTACAGCCTCTTACCCTGCAAGTTCAGAGACCCCTGGTCTCTGTG ACGGTGTCAGACGCCTCCTGGGTCTCAGAACTGCTGTGGTCACTTTTCGTCCCTTTCACGGTGTATCAAGTAAG GTGGCTTCGTCCTGTTCATCGCCAACTAGGGGAAGCGAATGAGGAGTTTGCGCTCCGTGTACAACAG CTGGTGGCCAAGGAATTGGGCCAGACAGGGACACGGCTCACTCCAGCTGACAAAGCAGAACACATGAAGCGACAAAGACACCCCAGATTGCGCCCCCAGTCAG cccattcttctttccctccctcccctggtaCTTCTCCTGATGTGCAACTGGCAACTCTGGCTCAGAGAGTTAAGGAAGTTTTGCCCCATGTTCCATTGGGTGTCATCCAGAGAGACCTGG cCAAGACTGGCTGTGTAGACTTGACTATCACTAATCTGCTTGAGGGAGCCGTAGCTTTCATGCCTGAAGACATCACCAAGGGAACTCAGTCCCTACCCACAGCCTCTGCCCCCAAGGTGAGACCCAGGAAATGGTCAGATCCAAGTCTTGCG TTCCCCAGCTCTGGCCCGGTGACCCCTCAGCCAACAGCCCTAACATTTGCCAAGTCTTCCTGGGCCCGGCAGGAGAGCCTGCAGGAGCGCAAGCAAGCACTATATGAATACGCAAGAAG GAGATTCACAGAGAGACGAGCCCAGGAGGCTGACTGA
- the AUP1 gene encoding lipid droplet-regulating VLDL assembly factor AUP1 isoform X8 produces MELPSGPGPERLFDSHRFVVRTMCAVLGLVARQEDSGLRDHSVRVLISNHVTPFDHNIVNLLTTCSTPLLNSPPSFVCWSRGFMEMDGRGELVESLKRFCASTRLPPTPLLLFPEEEATNGREGLLRFSSWPFSIQDVVQPLTLQVQRPLVSVTVSDASWVSELLWSLFVPFTVYQVRWLRPVHRQLGEANEEFALRVQQLVAKELGQTGTRLTPADKAEHMKRQRHPRLRPQSAHSSFPPSPGTSPDVQLATLAQRVKEVLPHVPLGVIQRDLAKTGCVDLTITNLLEGAVAFMPEDITKGTQSLPTASAPKFPSSGPVTPQPTALTFAKSSWARQESLQERKQALYEYARRRFTERRAQEAD; encoded by the exons ATGGAGCTTCCCTCAGGGCCGGGGCCGGAGCGGCTCTTTGACTCGCACCG GTTCGTAGTGCGGACCATGTGTGCGGTGCTGGGGCTCGTGGCCCGGCAGGAGGACTCCGGACTCCGGGATCACAGTGTCAGGGTCCTCATTTCCAACCACGTGACACCTTTCGACCACAACATAGTCAATTTGCTCACCACCTGTAGCACC CCTCTACTTAATAGTCCCCCCAGCTTTGTGTGCTGGTCTCGGGGCTTCATGGAGATGGATGGGCGGGGGGAGTTGGTGGAGTCACTCAAGAGATTCTGTGCTTCCACGAGGCTTCCCCCCACTCCTCTGCTGCTATTCCCTGAGGAAGAGGCCACCAATGGCCGGGAGGGGCTCCTGCGCTTCAG TTCCTGGCCATTTTCTATCCAAGATGTGGTACAGCCTCTTACCCTGCAAGTTCAGAGACCCCTGGTCTCTGTG ACGGTGTCAGACGCCTCCTGGGTCTCAGAACTGCTGTGGTCACTTTTCGTCCCTTTCACGGTGTATCAAGTAAG GTGGCTTCGTCCTGTTCATCGCCAACTAGGGGAAGCGAATGAGGAGTTTGCGCTCCGTGTACAACAG CTGGTGGCCAAGGAATTGGGCCAGACAGGGACACGGCTCACTCCAGCTGACAAAGCAGAACACATGAAGCGACAAAGACACCCCAGATTGCGCCCCCAGTCAG cccattcttctttccctccctcccctggtaCTTCTCCTGATGTGCAACTGGCAACTCTGGCTCAGAGAGTTAAGGAAGTTTTGCCCCATGTTCCATTGGGTGTCATCCAGAGAGACCTGG cCAAGACTGGCTGTGTAGACTTGACTATCACTAATCTGCTTGAGGGAGCCGTAGCTTTCATGCCTGAAGACATCACCAAGGGAACTCAGTCCCTACCCACAGCCTCTGCCCCCAAG TTCCCCAGCTCTGGCCCGGTGACCCCTCAGCCAACAGCCCTAACATTTGCCAAGTCTTCCTGGGCCCGGCAGGAGAGCCTGCAGGAGCGCAAGCAAGCACTATATGAATACGCAAGAAG GAGATTCACAGAGAGACGAGCCCAGGAGGCTGACTGA